The nucleotide sequence TGTACCGCGAGATCGACCGCGCCGACTGGGCCCGCCTCGCGTCGGGCATGGCGCAGCCGCTCACCGAGACCGAGATCGTGCAGATCCGGGGGCTCGGCGACCGCCTCGACATCGCCGAGGTCGCACAGGTGTACGTGCCGCTGTCCCGCCTGCTGTCGCTCTACGCGGAGTCGACGAAGCGTCTCGGCGAGGAGGAGTCCGCGTTCCTCGGCGAGGCGGACTCGACCACCCCGTTCATCGTCGGCGTCGCTGGCTCGGTGGCCGTGGGCAAGTCGACGATCGCGCGCCTGCTGCGGGAGCTCACGTCGCGCTGGCCCGGAACCCCGCGCGTCGAGCTCGTCACGACCGACGGCTTCCTCTACCCGAACGCCGAGCTCGAGCGCCGGGGCCTCATGGAGCGCAAGGGCTTCCCCGAGTCGTACGACCGCCGCGCGCTCGTGTCGTTCCTCACGGAGGTGAAGAGCGGGGCGCCCGAGGTGAGGGCGCCGTTCTACTCCCACATGCGGTACGACATCGTGCCCGACGCGGTCGTCACCGTGCGCCGCCCCGACATCGTCATCGTCGAGGGCCTCAACGTGCTGCAGCCACCGCCCACCCCGAACGACGTCGCCGTCAGCGACCTGTTCGACTTCTCCATCTACGTCGACGCGGATGCTGCGCACATCGCGCAGTGGTACGTCGACCGCTTCCTCGCCCTGCGCCGAGCCGCGTTCAGCAACCCGAGCTCGTTCTTCAACGTCTTCGCGCAGCTGTCGGACGAGGAGGCCGTGGAGCGCGCCCTCGGGTTCTGGAACTCGATCAACCTCCCGAACCTCGAGGAGAACGTGCTCCCCACCCGCCACCGCGCGAACCTGGTGCTGCAGAAGGCGGCCGACCACACCGTGGAGACGGTCCTCCTCCGCAAGCTCTGACCAGCCGGTCGCGCGCTCACCCCTCCGTCCCGGCGCGCTCACCCGTCCGTCCTCGCGCGCTCACCCGTCCGTCCCGGCGCGGCCGCCCGCGGTCCTTTTGGCGAGTCGCCGAATTCCCGCGCGTTCAGCCGCACTTCTTGGCGACCCGCCAGAACCCCTGGCCCTCCGCGGCTCCTGGCGAGTCGCCAAGAACGCGGTGCGGTGGGTGCCCTTCCTGGCGAGTCGCCATAACGCCCGGTCGGTGGCCGGGGGCGCAGCATCCGATTTCTCCGGTGAACAGGGCCGGATTCGTAAGGGTGCCTAGCGAAACCGCCCGCCTACCATTGACCGCATGTGTGGAATCGTCGGATACGTCGGCCCGCGCCAGAGCCAGGCCGTCCTGATCTCGGGGCTTTCGCGCCTCGAGTACCGCGGGTACGACTCGGCCGGCATCGCCGTGATCGACGGCGACGGGGGACTGGGGATGCGCAAGCGCGCGGGCAAGCTCAAGGTGCTGCGCGACGACCTCGCCGCCCACCCGCTCGCCGA is from Microbacterium sp. LWH3-1.2 and encodes:
- the coaA gene encoding type I pantothenate kinase; this translates as MSADEVTAVAPALSLYREIDRADWARLASGMAQPLTETEIVQIRGLGDRLDIAEVAQVYVPLSRLLSLYAESTKRLGEEESAFLGEADSTTPFIVGVAGSVAVGKSTIARLLRELTSRWPGTPRVELVTTDGFLYPNAELERRGLMERKGFPESYDRRALVSFLTEVKSGAPEVRAPFYSHMRYDIVPDAVVTVRRPDIVIVEGLNVLQPPPTPNDVAVSDLFDFSIYVDADAAHIAQWYVDRFLALRRAAFSNPSSFFNVFAQLSDEEAVERALGFWNSINLPNLEENVLPTRHRANLVLQKAADHTVETVLLRKL